A single window of Vibrio sp. SCSIO 43137 DNA harbors:
- the cmoB gene encoding tRNA 5-methoxyuridine(34)/uridine 5-oxyacetic acid(34) synthase CmoB encodes MFNFANFYQLIAQDTDLQPWLNTLPQQLTDWQNAEHGDFERWLRALKKIPADKPDSIELKQSVTLGNTEPLATGEKKKLENLLKTFHPWRKGPYHLHDIHIDTEWRSDWKWDRVLPHISPLKNRTVLDVGCGNGYHMWRMLGEGARLCVGIDPSHLFLIQFEAIRKLMGDDQRAHLLPLGIEQLPELKAFNTVFSMGVLYHRRSPLDHLLQLKNQLLPGGELVLETLVIEGDENTVLVPVDRYAQMRNVYFFPSAKALKVWLEKCGFVDVKIVDENITTTGEQRTTEWMTHNSLPDYLDPQDPSKTVEGYPAPRRAILVAKNP; translated from the coding sequence ATGTTTAACTTTGCTAACTTCTACCAACTGATTGCTCAGGACACGGATTTGCAGCCGTGGCTGAACACACTGCCACAGCAACTGACTGACTGGCAAAATGCCGAACACGGCGATTTTGAACGCTGGCTGAGAGCGTTAAAAAAGATACCGGCCGATAAACCTGACTCTATTGAACTAAAACAGTCTGTTACGCTTGGCAATACAGAGCCACTGGCAACTGGTGAAAAAAAGAAGCTGGAAAACCTGCTTAAGACATTCCACCCGTGGCGCAAAGGGCCCTATCATCTGCACGATATTCATATCGATACAGAGTGGCGTTCTGACTGGAAGTGGGATCGTGTTCTGCCGCATATATCACCACTAAAGAACCGTACCGTTCTCGATGTGGGTTGTGGCAACGGCTACCATATGTGGCGCATGTTGGGTGAAGGTGCCCGACTGTGTGTCGGTATCGATCCTTCTCATCTGTTTCTGATTCAGTTTGAAGCGATCCGTAAGTTAATGGGAGACGACCAGCGCGCTCATCTTCTTCCTCTGGGCATAGAGCAGCTACCAGAACTGAAAGCCTTTAATACTGTGTTCAGTATGGGTGTTCTCTACCACCGCCGCTCTCCACTGGATCATCTTCTTCAGTTGAAAAACCAGCTACTGCCGGGTGGCGAACTGGTGCTGGAAACTCTGGTGATTGAAGGAGATGAGAATACCGTTTTGGTACCGGTAGACAGATACGCTCAGATGCGCAACGTCTATTTCTTCCCTTCTGCGAAAGCCCTTAAGGTGTGGCTGGAAAAATGTGGCTTCGTAGACGTGAAGATTGTCGATGAGAATATTACTACCACTGGCGAGCAACGAACTACAGAGTGGATGACCCATAACTCACTGCCGGATTACCTTGACCCGCAGGATCCAAGCAAAACTGTCGAAGGCTACCCTGCTCCGAGAAGAGCTATTCTGGTGGCGAAGAACCCATAA